Within the Leptogranulimonas caecicola genome, the region GAGAGTTGCAATTGAGCAGCACGTCGGGGTTCACGCCTTCGCGAAGGGCCGCCACCAGGGTGAAGACCTTGAAGGTGGAACCCGGCTGGCGCAGGCCTTGGGTAGCCAGGTTCACCTGGCTTTTGGAAAAGTCGCTGCCGCCCACCATGGCCTTGATGTAGCCGGTGGAGGGGTCGATGGCCACCAGGGAGCTCTGAAGGCCCTCCTGGCCAATCTTTTGAAGCTGCTCGTTCACCGCATCCTCTGCCTGCTTTTGGGCGTCCGGATCGATGGTGGTGTAAACCTTGAGGCCACCCTTCATCACCGTGTCGCTGGAGAAATCCTGGGAAAGCAGCTCTTTGATGTATTGGGTCCAATAGGGATAGGTGCCCGTGTTGGACATGACGTTGGTGCCCAGATTGAGCTCCAGGGGGGTGTTCACCGCCTCGTCGTATTCCTCTTGGGAGATGTCGCCGGCCTCTTTCATGCGCCTGAGCACCAGGTTGCGACGCTCGATGGAGGCGTCGGGGTGCTGGGTGGGGTCATAGAGCGACGGCGAGTTGGGGATGCCTATGAGCAGGGCTGCCTGGGCCAACGTGAGGTCTTTGGCGCTCACGTTGAAGTAGGTTTTCGACGCGGCCTCGATGCCGTAGGCGCCCGAGCCGTAGTAGATGGTGTTGAGGTACATGTTAAGGATCTGGTCCTTGGAGTACTTCTTCTCCAGCTCGGTGGCGATGTAGGCCTCGCGCACCTTGCGTCGCAGGGTCTTGTCGAACTGCTCGTCAGAGAGGACGGTGTTTCGCACCAGCTGCTGGTCGATGGTGGAAGCGCCTTCGCTGCCTCCTAGAAGCGTCACCACCACGGCGCGGGCGATGCCTTGAGGGTCTACGCCGTTGTGCTGGTAGAAGCGAATGTCCTCGGTATCCACGGTGCCCTTCACCACATAGGGCGAGATCTCGTCCAAGGTGACGGCGCGACGGTTCTCCGCATAGTATTCAGCGATCACATTGCCTTGAGAGTCGAAGACCGTAGTGGGCTCAGAAACAAGGTAGGCGTCGTCAGACTCGAAGTCTGGAAGGTCTTTGAGCCAGTTGTCGACCACGGTTCCTAAGGAGAAGGCCAAGGCAATGGTGATGAGTACGATGAAGCCCAGAAGCCCCGCAATGCCAAAGCCAACGAAATGGGTCCTCGAGTGCCTGCGGGCACGTCGGGTCCTGATTCCCATAAAGGTCCTCCTTTACTTTACGTCCCTGTGCATTATCGGTCATGAAGGCACCGTTAGGTCTATGGGGCGCTCGATTCATCTCATTTATGAAATATCGTCACCGCTGTGATAAATAGCTGTAAGAGCGCCTGTTTAACCGGCAGTTACGAGGGCTGGCAACCTTTAGGCTCAAGCTCGCTTTTACCTATAGGGGCTTAGGCGGGAGTTGGGCAACCAGTGGCCAAAAACGTCTCCTTCTGGAATCTATAATAGATTGCCTGTTATCATTTTGTGCGAGAAGAGAACGCATTCTAGCGTGGGGGATAGCCTATGACGATATCAGTGAAGAAAATAAAGAAGCTCCTTTTGGGAGCCCTTTCTTTGGGAGCG harbors:
- a CDS encoding transglycosylase domain-containing protein, translating into MGIRTRRARRHSRTHFVGFGIAGLLGFIVLITIALAFSLGTVVDNWLKDLPDFESDDAYLVSEPTTVFDSQGNVIAEYYAENRRAVTLDEISPYVVKGTVDTEDIRFYQHNGVDPQGIARAVVVTLLGGSEGASTIDQQLVRNTVLSDEQFDKTLRRKVREAYIATELEKKYSKDQILNMYLNTIYYGSGAYGIEAASKTYFNVSAKDLTLAQAALLIGIPNSPSLYDPTQHPDASIERRNLVLRRMKEAGDISQEEYDEAVNTPLELNLGTNVMSNTGTYPYWTQYIKELLSQDFSSDTVMKGGLKVYTTIDPDAQKQAEDAVNEQLQKIGQEGLQSSLVAIDPSTGYIKAMVGGSDFSKSQVNLATQGLRQPGSTFKVFTLVAALREGVNPDVLLNCNSPLTVSSTWKVRNYGGVSYGNISLARATELSSNTGYVQVAQAIGGQKIAQAAKDMGVTEDLPAYDSITLGTIPVPVVQMAEAYATLAANGQHRDAVAITRIEDRNGNKVYEHKDSPTTAVDPSVVYAATKVLQGVISNSGATASVIKNYGINQPIAGKTGTTDLADNLWFCGYTPQIAVAVWTGYPDSSKTVVIDGSDGHPSNSSCPIWANFVKAYLGDTPRQEFTEETAPAYKPNSSWEFSRGTASSSGSSSRRSQSTPQQQQPQEQAPTQTEPEASQTQPETQTPAPSQGTEGTGGTEGGDTSGGAAQGGGEAGQTAPTP